AATTTCACAAGCCATTTTCTCTGAATACAAATCTTCATTTGTCGCATATTTAAAGAAAATGTTCCTTCTACACGTTACCATGTTAAACAGGGCCAGAGCCATCAATACGCAATTGGGTAAAGAAGAGAACAGCCCGTTCTTCAAGCTGCAAGTCACGGAAGATGCTAACACCGATGTGCCACCTACTATCATAGTAAAGCCAGAAGACACGCAGATTATCAAGGATCAGGATGTCACCTACATACATTGCATAGCTAACGCTAGGTAGTTTTGGGTTCTTATAGAAAAATGTCGAAAATCTAGTGTACGGTTTAAAGAAGATACACAGAATGGTGAAAAAATTAATGATTTCCAGTAATTATTCTAAGGATACTCAACAAAATGATATTGATTTTGATATTAGATTATTTTCTAAGCTACCAATTAACAATTCTGTTCTCGACAATTTTCAAAATAGTCTTATCAAAGGATTTGCTCGAGAGAGAAATGTTTGAGATGTATTCATACGATTTCAGATCCCTTCACGAGTTGCGAACTTTGTGGACAAAAGACGGAATCCCCATCGAGAACTCGAGAATATCGTACAGTTTTAACGACTCGTGGAATAGAACTTTGGCGTTGATATCGGCAAATATAACTTACACCGGTGTATACTCTTGCCACGTGTATTTAAGGAGCGGTGGATATCCAACAGTGAACGCCAGTGCGAAAGTTGTGGTGTATGGTAAGAACGATTCGTCGATTTCCGTTCTAATATCAGAAGAGCAATTTGCTTTCTTAAATGATACAAATTTAAGTGCTTTGCATTTTTCTATTTCAAAGTTTGAATTTCTTATTTCATGTGCTGGGGAATTCTATCTAAAtcctttaataattaatatcaGTTATTAATTTACGTTATCATCGTTTTAGAGAAACCAACATTCATTACGGAATTGAAGCGGGAGACTCTTAGCGATTACGGATCAACTGTAACATTACCGTGCGACGCTGTCGGCGTTCCGCCTCCCAAAATCACTTGGTTTCGAAACGCTGAACCTGTTGACCACCTGCTTGGATCTAGGTGTGACTTTCGCAGACAACACTAATAACTAAAACTTGCTGTTTTTTCATTTTCCATACATTTACAGATACGCAATGGAAGAGGATGGATCtctaacaattaaaaaattaactATGGGTGACTCGGGAATGTTCCAGTGTCTAGCTTCGAACGAAGCTGGCGAAGCGTCCAGTTACACTTGGCTGAAAGCAAAAAGTTAGTACCGTGACCCAGAAGGGTTCCGTACGATCATTCAATATATGATAATtatcttttgtttttttttgtttcgttaGTCAAACGATTTTTGTTTGTACTTATCATAAATGACGTGTTTTTTATGGGGCAGAAGGATTAGAAAGCAGAGCGAAAAACAGAGTTGCCCGCTGGGCAGCTGGCTACAATGTAGTCAGAGTTCGCCAATCTGATCGCCGTTTTAAGTTCTCTCAATATCCAGACAGTAAGATTCCAATGACAAGTCGCCACGAAATATATATCCAtcacttttatttattttttacttaAATTACCCCAAGCACTTGCTTGAAGAATGCATATCACTCCACGTTGTTTGCTTTTACCAGCTGTGTCCGTGTTTTTCCTTTTGTTTTTCTGGTAGTCATAGTTAATAAGTACATCTGCAGAGCACGACAGTTCCCTTGTGTGCAAAAATACACTTTGCGTTGTTTAGTTTAAAACATTATAGAAGAAATTCATTATAGAACAGATTATATAGTTTTCATATCATTACATAATACAAACAAGATATATCTATAGTAAGATATTACATCGTGACATGTAAACGTAAGCTTGTTATTTAAACAAATAATATTAACATATTCGTACCGGCATCTGGAAATTTGAAAAAATTTGTTCCTTTTAAATATTTGCACGTACTTCTGATATAATTAACAGACATCAAGTACATCGTGACTAGCACGTATTTATCTATATTAAGAGATGATTTGTAAGGCAGAAACGTTAAAAATTAGTTACATTTGTAGTTATGCTATAGAGAGTACACGTAAtcttagtaaaaataaaatttcagtAAATTGAGTGTCATTATCAATTGAGAGTCAGGTACTGGTAAATTCAGCGTTTTCCATTGTATTTACATTAACGATATTTTCACGTTAAACTGttctttattttttaatttgttcATTATTAGCATTAAAAAATGTTAGTGAACGGTATACTGGAAAACACTGAAATGGGAAAAATTTACTTTTTGTGTTCGATTATTTCCACCTTTTTTTGCGTGCATGTGATCAATTCTTATTGcctagaaagagaaaagaagaataaATTAATAGGTTCAAATTGTGTTTTCAGCGTCTGGACCAATCATGGAAAATGGTCCACAAAATCTGACTATACTAGATGGAAAAGATGCAACTTTAACATGCAACGCTGTGGCAGCTCCAATACCTAACACTACATGGATTTACAATGGTAAACTGTTAAGCAAAACGATAATCGATATCGTTTATACGTAAAGGAATTCCTTCATTTATTAGTCTTCTATATCCTACAGAAAATTAATAACTGACTCTGATCTATTGATAGATACGATTCCCGTGGAAATCGCTGGAAGGGTACAGGTTTTAGATAATGGTGATCTCTTGATTGCTGCAGTAAAACCAAACGACGCTGGAAAATATACTTGTGTTCGAGCTAACGAGGCTGGCTCTGTAAATGGATCAGCGTATCTTACTGTTTTAGGTAAAATATACTAAAAAAATGTTTAACTTTTTAAAATTTCAGATgtttaaaataaaagaaaaaaatgattcATGTACAGTTCCATTTCATTCTGAAGATTTCATTTGTTTTAGTTCGGACACAGATCGTTCAACCACCTGTTGATACGTCCGTTCTTCTCGGCTACACTGCAGAATTGCAGTGCAAAGTTTCTAACGATCCAAGCGTTTTATATGATATAGCATGGTTTCACAATTCGCAGTGCGTATTGTTAAAATCCATTTGTTATCGAGATCTGTTTTTATTCTAATTGAGTAACATGTACATTTGAAAGAGCGTTAAGtattaataaatattgtatactTGTTGCTTTTGTAGAGTAATAAATACGCAAGCCAGTCAAAGGGTAAAAATGCGAAACGATGGTACATTGGAGATAGCAGCCGTTCGTGCTTCCGATGTGGGCGAATATATGTGCTCTGTGGTTTCACCTGGAGGAAATGAGACTCGGTCCGCCCGTCTTAGTGTAATCGAATTGCCATTTGCCCCGATAAACGTAATGGCTACCCGTGTCGAGCGAATTTCTCCCCGCACTATAAATGTTAGCTGGGTTCCAGGTTTCGATGGAAACAGTCCTACAAAAAAGTTTATAGTTCAAAGGCGGGAAGTATCCGATCTTGGTAAGTGATTTTCTACGCTTTAATAAAAGATAAGTTCTCTGATACAGGAATATGATCTAAATTTGTAATTCTATTTATGTAGGACCAATTCCCGATTCCGCTCTAAATTGGATCATAGAGTGCAATAACGTGTCAGCGGAAAGTCGTTGGGTAATACTAAATAATCTTAAAGCGGCTGCTTCGTATCAATTTCGAGTAAccgcagaaaatagcgttggcgaaGGACCTCCTTCGGATCCTAGTAATGTGGTGGACCTGCCTCAAGAGCGTAAGTACATATTAGTTACAAGTCTATAAGCTATAAAGTGCGATATATGTACACAGAATGTTCCGATTTATACAAATTATACAAAGCATTTGTACAATTAAATTCATTCACTTTGTTGCAGCTCCCAGTGGTCCACCGGTAGGATTCGTTGGCTCTGCTCGTTCATCTTCAGAAATAATCACGCAGTGGCAATTACCGTTAGAAGAATACCGGAACGGCCATATCTTAGGATATGTGTTAAGATATAGACTGTACGGTTACAACGACAATCCTTGGACTATACAGAATATAACTAACGAGGCGCAAAGAAATTATCTCATCACCGACCTGATCACGTGGAAAGATTATATCGTGCAAATAGCAGCGTATAATGACAAAGGTGTCGGAGTGTTCACGGAAGGTTTGAAGATTAAAACCAAGGAAGGGGTGCCAGAAGCTCCACCAACGAATGTGAAAGCGAAAGCCATTAATTCAACTGCGGTAAAGGTCTGGTGGAAGCCACCGAATCCCCAGAAAATTAACGGTATAAATCAGGGCTACAAGCTACAAGCCTGGCTCGGTAATAATTTCACGGAAGCGAACGAGTATAGGTCGATGACGGTACCACCTAGTTTGTTCGATCCTCTCGCGGAGCAAAGTGCCATTATGACCGGTTTAAAGAAGTACACTTTGTACAATATAACTGTATTGTGCTTCACCGATCCAGGTGACGGCGAAAGAAGTACCCCGGTACAAATTCGTACGCTCGAAGACGTACCCGGAGAGGTGGATAATCTGCAATTCGAAAACATAAGCGATCGCTCGCTCACCGTTAGGTGGAATCCGCCGCAAGAGGTCAATGGAATACTCACGCTCTATCAATTGAAATATATGATCAAAGACGTGCCAGACTCTCAGCGGGTCGAAAACTTTACGTCGAATGTTCAATCGGCTACCATTGAACATTTACAAGCAATGACGCACTACAAATTCGAAGTTGTAGCATGGACCTCGATGGGCCCTGGTAAACCGAAAATAGCCGTCATTCAATCAGGGGTCGAGCCTGTGCTTCCTGAACCGCCTACAAAATTGGCATTATCCAATATAGACGCATTTTCCGTAGTCCTTCAATTTACACCAGGATTCGACGGCAACTCGTCAATAATTAAGTGGACCGTGCAAGCGCAAACTACTAGAAATACAACATGGTACAATATATATGAGGTCTCAGATCCTGATGCTAGTACAATCACCGTAGGCGGACTAATTCCGTTTATGCAATATAAACTAAGATTAATCGCTAACAACGTTGTCGGTGCTTCACAACCGTCGGAACCAACAAAGGAGTTTCAGACAATTCAGGCACCTCCGTCGCACCCTCCTAGAAACGTTACGGTTCGTGCAATGAGCGCTACGGAATTACGAGTCAGATGGATCGTAAGTATCAGGTTTAATAATGTATAACAACTCTTTACAGTCTTCCACCTTATTATTAACGTATTTCTTATTTTACTTCATTTAACAGCCATTGCAGCAAATTGAGTGGTACGGCAATCCAAGGGGATATAACGTTACTTACACCGAAGTTCGAACGAACAAATCGAAAAGTATAACTATAGAGGATCATACAGCAAATTCCTATATTTTAGAAAACATGGAAGAATATGCCCTTTATGAAATTGTAATGCAGGCGCTTAATGACGTTGGATCATCCACATTGAGCCCAAAGGCTATTGAAAGAACTCGTGAATCAGGTAAAATGTATAACATACGCGTGTGTGTATTTATCTAACGAATATTCTATTCGCTGATACGTAATTTTACCTTTAGTTCCCTCAATGGGGCCTATTAATGTGGAAGCAAACGCAACATCCTCCACGACTATATTAGTTAGATGGGGTGACGTTCCTATAGAACATCAGAATGGGCAAATAGAAGGATTTAAAGTTTATTATGGTGCAAATGCTAGATCAGCATTCCAATATAAAAACATTCCTAGTAATACTACGTTTACAACAACTTTAACAGAACTACGAAAGTTTGTTCAGTATCACATACAAGTTTTAGCTTATACAAGACTTGGCGATGGTACTCTGAGCATCCCGCCAGTTAGAGTACAAACATACGAAGATGGTAAGTCTTATGACTGTACTAAGAGGATATTGTTACATGTCGGTGATCAGAATTTATTGTAGCTTCAATTTCTCCTTTATAATGGTAACCAGATAAACGAATATTTTAGCTCCCGGACCGCCATCGAATGTATCATTTCCTGATGTAAGCTTGACCACTGCTCGCATTATTTGGGATACTCCTGAAGATCCAAACGGAGAAATACTCGCCTACAAAGTTATGTTTCATTTAAATAACAGTCAAGATCATCAATTTTCGAAGGAATTCCCTGCATCGGACAGAACTTTTAGGTAAAGTTAACGATGATTGGAAAACCATGGTCGACGTAAATATCAGAAATCGATAGGGAAGTCTGTATGTCCTTATATCTTTCAGAGCGACTGGATTAGAGCCAGAAAAGTATTACATGTTCTCGGTAACAGCACAAACGAGATTAGGTTGGGGGAAAACAGCGTACGCGCTTGTTTTTACTACAAATAACAGGGAACGTCCGCAAGCACCGTCAATGCCACAAGTTAGTAGATCGCAAGTACAAAGTCGACAGATAACGTTTACATGGACACCTGGTCGAGATGGATTTGCGCCACTAAGGTAAATTTTTTATTcgattttttaaatttaatgcGTAAGCTTTAATATTTGTAATAGTTATAATTGAAAGATATTTATCCGTAGATATTATACGGTACAACAATCAGAAAATTCGGGACCGTTCACAACTATCCCTGAAAGGGTAGAACCAACTTTAACATCATACACAGCAAACAATTTGAAACCGTTCACATTTTATCAATTTAGAATACAAGCAACTAAC
This is a stretch of genomic DNA from Xylocopa sonorina isolate GNS202 chromosome 8, iyXylSono1_principal, whole genome shotgun sequence. It encodes these proteins:
- the Sdk gene encoding sidekick cell adhesion molecule isoform X3, yielding MEMLWRNAVADLSTFLSTRTQILFAAVYFIWIAGSACATEILQEPRFTTQPSSSGNILSENRPKFLQCQARGNPQPKYKWFKDGAPLSNELTSEPYFRIHSTRREDAGVYHCVATNDVGSIFSERITFAIAYMGVFEDLTERIVSVKSGSAAVLTLPPIESHPAPDVTWFTSDGSLLYGIKYAAVHHTLLILNASESDQGLYRARAINTQLGKEENSPFFKLQVTEDANTDVPPTIIVKPEDTQIIKDQDVTYIHCIANARSLHELRTLWTKDGIPIENSRISYSFNDSWNRTLALISANITYTGVYSCHVYLRSGGYPTVNASAKVVVYEKPTFITELKRETLSDYGSTVTLPCDAVGVPPPKITWFRNAEPVDHLLGSRYAMEEDGSLTIKKLTMGDSGMFQCLASNEAGEASSYTWLKAKKGLESRAKNRVARWAAGYNVVRVRQSDRRFKFSQYPDTSGPIMENGPQNLTILDGKDATLTCNAVAAPIPNTTWIYNDTIPVEIAGRVQVLDNGDLLIAAVKPNDAGKYTCVRANEAGSVNGSAYLTVLVRTQIVQPPVDTSVLLGYTAELQCKVSNDPSVLYDIAWFHNSQVINTQASQRVKMRNDGTLEIAAVRASDVGEYMCSVVSPGGNETRSARLSVIELPFAPINVMATRVERISPRTINVSWVPGFDGNSPTKKFIVQRREVSDLGPIPDSALNWIIECNNVSAESRWVILNNLKAAASYQFRVTAENSVGEGPPSDPSNVVDLPQEPPSGPPVGFVGSARSSSEIITQWQLPLEEYRNGHILGYVLRYRLYGYNDNPWTIQNITNEAQRNYLITDLITWKDYIVQIAAYNDKGVGVFTEGLKIKTKEGVPEAPPTNVKAKAINSTAVKVWWKPPNPQKINGINQGYKLQAWLGNNFTEANEYRSMTVPPSLFDPLAEQSAIMTGLKKYTLYNITVLCFTDPGDGERSTPVQIRTLEDVPGEVDNLQFENISDRSLTVRWNPPQEVNGILTLYQLKYMIKDVPDSQRVENFTSNVQSATIEHLQAMTHYKFEVVAWTSMGPGKPKIAVIQSGVEPVLPEPPTKLALSNIDAFSVVLQFTPGFDGNSSIIKWTVQAQTTRNTTWYNIYEVSDPDASTITVGGLIPFMQYKLRLIANNVVGASQPSEPTKEFQTIQAPPSHPPRNVTVRAMSATELRVRWIPLQQIEWYGNPRGYNVTYTEVRTNKSKSITIEDHTANSYILENMEEYALYEIVMQALNDVGSSTLSPKAIERTRESVPSMGPINVEANATSSTTILVRWGDVPIEHQNGQIEGFKVYYGANARSAFQYKNIPSNTTFTTTLTELRKFVQYHIQVLAYTRLGDGTLSIPPVRVQTYEDAPGPPSNVSFPDVSLTTARIIWDTPEDPNGEILAYKVMFHLNNSQDHQFSKEFPASDRTFRATGLEPEKYYMFSVTAQTRLGWGKTAYALVFTTNNRERPQAPSMPQVSRSQVQSRQITFTWTPGRDGFAPLRYYTVQQSENSGPFTTIPERVEPTLTSYTANNLKPFTFYQFRIQATNDIGPSAWSTESVQVQTLPAAPSRGVTGLKVVPITTSSIEVHWNAIDEVYWSGDHTTGGYRVIYQPVSDFPTALQDTPKEEVLGIKATKIVLSDLTEDRYYEVVVLPFNSEGEGPSSPPVTVYVGEAVPTGEPQHLKAEPISSTEVHLRWKPPQANMQNGDLLGYKIFYLVTDSPQELENKQEEEIEVVPASYLTHSLVFLDKYTEYRIQVLAFNPAGDGPRTPPITVRTKQDIPGPPYNLQFSEITMTSLRVSWEAPKLRNGEIIGYIVTYETAEQNDRFSKQVKQKVTETSLLIQPLEEEETYTFMIRAQTIDFGPPISGNVTTGPQEGSPMAPSNLAVTKTVSSVELQWTNGASGKGPILGYYIETRRKDDSRWQTIVRSSNGPLTEYSVSYQNLLPSTSYLFRVISYNRYGISYPAYSTETILTPSKLYLEYAYLQHKPFYRQTWFMVTLAAASIIIIIMVIAVLCVKSKSYKYKQEAQKTLEESMAMDTDDRQESDLELYRSRQGGGGAMNMASACGTLGKRSTLARKSMHPPPPTMLGKSPPRPSPASVAYHSDEESLKGYDENPDDSSVTEKPSEISSTDSQGSESENESVQSDPHSFVNHYANVNDSLRQSWKRQKPVRNYSSYTDSEPEGSAVVSLNGGQIIMNNMARSRAPLPGFSSFV
- the Sdk gene encoding sidekick cell adhesion molecule isoform X2 gives rise to the protein MEMLWRNAVADLSTFLSTRTQILFAAVYFIWIAGSACATEILQEPRFTTQPSSSGNILSENRPKFLQCQARGNPQPKYKWFKDGAPLSNELTSEPYFRIHSTRREDAGVYHCVATNDVGSIFSERITFAIAYMGVFEDLTERIVSVKSGSAAVLTLPPIESHPAPDVTWFTSDGSLLYGIKYAAVHHTLLILNASESDQGLYRARAINTQLGKEENSPFFKLQVTEDANTDVPPTIIVKPEDTQIIKDQDVTYIHCIANARSLHELRTLWTKDGIPIENSRISYSFNDSWNRTLALISANITYTGVYSCHVYLRSGGYPTVNASAKVVVYEKPTFITELKRETLSDYGSTVTLPCDAVGVPPPKITWFRNAEPVDHLLGSRYAMEEDGSLTIKKLTMGDSGMFQCLASNEAGEASSYTWLKAKKGLESRAKNRVARWAAGYNVVRVRQSDRRFKFSQYPDTSGPIMENGPQNLTILDGKDATLTCNAVAAPIPNTTWIYNDTIPVEIAGRVQVLDNGDLLIAAVKPNDAGKYTCVRANEAGSVNGSAYLTVLVRTQIVQPPVDTSVLLGYTAELQCKVSNDPSVLYDIAWFHNSQVINTQASQRVKMRNDGTLEIAAVRASDVGEYMCSVVSPGGNETRSARLSVIELPFAPINVMATRVERISPRTINVSWVPGFDGNSPTKKFIVQRREVSDLGPIPDSALNWIIECNNVSAESRWVILNNLKAAASYQFRVTAENSVGEGPPSDPSNVVDLPQEPPSGPPVGFVGSARSSSEIITQWQLPLEEYRNGHILGYVLRYRLYGYNDNPWTIQNITNEAQRNYLITDLITWKDYIVQIAAYNDKGVGVFTEGLKIKTKEGVPEAPPTNVKAKAINSTAVKVWWKPPNPQKINGINQGYKLQAWLGNNFTEANEYRSMTVPPSLFDPLAEQSAIMTGLKKYTLYNITVLCFTDPGDGERSTPVQIRTLEDVPGEVDNLQFENISDRSLTVRWNPPQEVNGILTLYQLKYMIKDVPDSQRVENFTSNVQSATIEHLQAMTHYKFEVVAWTSMGPGKPKIAVIQSGVEPVLPEPPTKLALSNIDAFSVVLQFTPGFDGNSSIIKWTVQAQTTRNTTWYNIYEVSDPDASTITVGGLIPFMQYKLRLIANNVVGASQPSEPTKEFQTIQAPPSHPPRNVTVRAMSATELRVRWIPLQQIEWYGNPRGYNVTYTEVRTNKSKSITIEDHTANSYILENMEEYALYEIVMQALNDVGSSTLSPKAIERTRESVPSMGPINVEANATSSTTILVRWGDVPIEHQNGQIEGFKVYYGANARSAFQYKNIPSNTTFTTTLTELRKFVQYHIQVLAYTRLGDGTLSIPPVRVQTYEDAPGPPSNVSFPDVSLTTARIIWDTPEDPNGEILAYKVMFHLNNSQDHQFSKEFPASDRTFRATGLEPEKYYMFSVTAQTRLGWGKTAYALVFTTNNRERPQAPSMPQVSRSQVQSRQITFTWTPGRDGFAPLRYYTVQQSENSGPFTTIPERVEPTLTSYTANNLKPFTFYQFRIQATNDIGPSAWSTESVQVQTLPAAPSRGVTGLKVVPITTSSIEVHWNAIDEVYWSGDHTTGGYRVIYQPVSDFPTALQDTPKEEVLGIKATKIVLSDLTEDRYYEVVVLPFNSEGEGPSSPPVTVYVGEAVPTGEPQHLKAEPISSTEVHLRWKPPQANMQNGDLLGYKIFYLVTDSPQELENKQEEEIEVVPASYLTHSLVFLDKYTEYRIQVLAFNPAGDGPRTPPITVRTKQDIPGPPYNLQFSEITMTSLRVSWEAPKLRNGEIIGYIVTYETAEQNDRFSKQVKQKVTETSLLIQPLEEEETYTFMIRAQTIDFGPPISGNVTTGPQEGSPMAPSNLAVTKTVSSVELQWTNGASGKGPILGYYIETRRKAMEEWQHYDSRWQTIVRSSNGPLTEYSVSYQNLLPSTSYLFRVISYNRYGISYPAYSTETILTPSKLYLEYAYLQHKPFYRQTWFMVTLAAASIIIIIMVIAVLCVKSKSYKYKQAQKTLEESMAMDTDDRQESDLELYRSRQGGGGAMNMASACGTLGKRSTLARKSMHPPPPTMLGKSPPRPSPASVAYHSDEESLKGYDENPDDSSVTEKPSEISSTDSQGSESENESVQSDPHSFVNHYANVNDSLRQSWKRQKPVRNYSSYTDSEPEGSAVVSLNGGQIIMNNMARSRAPLPGFSSFV
- the Sdk gene encoding sidekick cell adhesion molecule isoform X1; protein product: MEMLWRNAVADLSTFLSTRTQILFAAVYFIWIAGSACATEILQEPRFTTQPSSSGNILSENRPKFLQCQARGNPQPKYKWFKDGAPLSNELTSEPYFRIHSTRREDAGVYHCVATNDVGSIFSERITFAIAYMGVFEDLTERIVSVKSGSAAVLTLPPIESHPAPDVTWFTSDGSLLYGIKYAAVHHTLLILNASESDQGLYRARAINTQLGKEENSPFFKLQVTEDANTDVPPTIIVKPEDTQIIKDQDVTYIHCIANARSLHELRTLWTKDGIPIENSRISYSFNDSWNRTLALISANITYTGVYSCHVYLRSGGYPTVNASAKVVVYEKPTFITELKRETLSDYGSTVTLPCDAVGVPPPKITWFRNAEPVDHLLGSRYAMEEDGSLTIKKLTMGDSGMFQCLASNEAGEASSYTWLKAKKGLESRAKNRVARWAAGYNVVRVRQSDRRFKFSQYPDTSGPIMENGPQNLTILDGKDATLTCNAVAAPIPNTTWIYNDTIPVEIAGRVQVLDNGDLLIAAVKPNDAGKYTCVRANEAGSVNGSAYLTVLVRTQIVQPPVDTSVLLGYTAELQCKVSNDPSVLYDIAWFHNSQVINTQASQRVKMRNDGTLEIAAVRASDVGEYMCSVVSPGGNETRSARLSVIELPFAPINVMATRVERISPRTINVSWVPGFDGNSPTKKFIVQRREVSDLGPIPDSALNWIIECNNVSAESRWVILNNLKAAASYQFRVTAENSVGEGPPSDPSNVVDLPQEPPSGPPVGFVGSARSSSEIITQWQLPLEEYRNGHILGYVLRYRLYGYNDNPWTIQNITNEAQRNYLITDLITWKDYIVQIAAYNDKGVGVFTEGLKIKTKEGVPEAPPTNVKAKAINSTAVKVWWKPPNPQKINGINQGYKLQAWLGNNFTEANEYRSMTVPPSLFDPLAEQSAIMTGLKKYTLYNITVLCFTDPGDGERSTPVQIRTLEDVPGEVDNLQFENISDRSLTVRWNPPQEVNGILTLYQLKYMIKDVPDSQRVENFTSNVQSATIEHLQAMTHYKFEVVAWTSMGPGKPKIAVIQSGVEPVLPEPPTKLALSNIDAFSVVLQFTPGFDGNSSIIKWTVQAQTTRNTTWYNIYEVSDPDASTITVGGLIPFMQYKLRLIANNVVGASQPSEPTKEFQTIQAPPSHPPRNVTVRAMSATELRVRWIPLQQIEWYGNPRGYNVTYTEVRTNKSKSITIEDHTANSYILENMEEYALYEIVMQALNDVGSSTLSPKAIERTRESVPSMGPINVEANATSSTTILVRWGDVPIEHQNGQIEGFKVYYGANARSAFQYKNIPSNTTFTTTLTELRKFVQYHIQVLAYTRLGDGTLSIPPVRVQTYEDAPGPPSNVSFPDVSLTTARIIWDTPEDPNGEILAYKVMFHLNNSQDHQFSKEFPASDRTFRATGLEPEKYYMFSVTAQTRLGWGKTAYALVFTTNNRERPQAPSMPQVSRSQVQSRQITFTWTPGRDGFAPLRYYTVQQSENSGPFTTIPERVEPTLTSYTANNLKPFTFYQFRIQATNDIGPSAWSTESVQVQTLPAAPSRGVTGLKVVPITTSSIEVHWNAIDEVYWSGDHTTGGYRVIYQPVSDFPTALQDTPKEEVLGIKATKIVLSDLTEDRYYEVVVLPFNSEGEGPSSPPVTVYVGEAVPTGEPQHLKAEPISSTEVHLRWKPPQANMQNGDLLGYKIFYLVTDSPQELENKQEEEIEVVPASYLTHSLVFLDKYTEYRIQVLAFNPAGDGPRTPPITVRTKQDIPGPPYNLQFSEITMTSLRVSWEAPKLRNGEIIGYIVTYETAEQNDRFSKQVKQKVTETSLLIQPLEEEETYTFMIRAQTIDFGPPISGNVTTGPQEGSPMAPSNLAVTKTVSSVELQWTNGASGKGPILGYYIETRRKAMEEWQHYDSRWQTIVRSSNGPLTEYSVSYQNLLPSTSYLFRVISYNRYGISYPAYSTETILTPSKLYLEYAYLQHKPFYRQTWFMVTLAAASIIIIIMVIAVLCVKSKSYKYKQEAQKTLEESMAMDTDDRQESDLELYRSRQGGGGAMNMASACGTLGKRSTLARKSMHPPPPTMLGKSPPRPSPASVAYHSDEESLKGYDENPDDSSVTEKPSEISSTDSQGSESENESVQSDPHSFVNHYANVNDSLRQSWKRQKPVRNYSSYTDSEPEGSAVVSLNGGQIIMNNMARSRAPLPGFSSFV